In the genome of Coregonus clupeaformis isolate EN_2021a chromosome 11, ASM2061545v1, whole genome shotgun sequence, one region contains:
- the LOC121576899 gene encoding S-adenosylmethionine sensor upstream of mTORC1 isoform X1, protein MDPVNNAETGDTETELEPVYVLIPKETRCKKKEQEKLSGVVKNVHRKLRRKYREVGDFEKIWREHCEDEQTLSEYALAMKNLADNHWAKTCEGEGRIEWCRSVCQEYFLDGGMQRMLEKDEKSARLAMAMSPVALSAQPYSSSIPRSIPQLGKMRLLDVGSCFNPFLKFDEFLTVGIDIVPAVESVYKCDFLNLQLQQPLQLAGDAVEAFLRQLCSPIDALPAQLFNVVVFSLLLSYFPSPYQRWICCKKAHELLELHGLLLIITPDSSHQNRHALMMRSWRVAVESLGFRRCKYIKFSHMHLIAFRKVSLTTTSDLVSRNYPEMLYIPQDFQSPEEEDYTDVLVQAHSVFEDDQLAWGFTELPDTPYDSDSGESQSSSVPFLHELEDPILLQS, encoded by the exons ATGGACCCGGTGAACAATGCTGAAACAGGAGATACAGAAACCGAATTGGAGCCGGTCTACGTTCTCATTCCGAAAGAAACGCGGTGCAAGAAGAAGGAGCAGGAAAAACTGTCCGGAGTCGTCAAGAATGTCCATAGAAAACTGCGAAGAAAATACCGAGAAG TGGGTGATTTTGAGAAGATCTGGCGAGAGCACTGTGAGGATGAACAGACTCTGAGTGAATACGCCCTGGCCATGAAGAACCTGGCCGACAACCACTGGGCCAAGACCTGCGAGGGAGAGGGTCGCATCGAGTGGTGTCGCAG TGTTTGTCAGGAGTATTTCTTGGATGGCGGGATGCAAAGAATGTTGGAGAAGGATGAGAAGAGTGCCAGGCTTGCCATGGCCATGTCACCTGTAGCTCTGAGTGCCCAGCCGTATAGCTCCTCCATCCCCAG GTCCATCCCCCAGCTTGGTAAAATGCGGCTGCTGGACGTTGGCAGCTGTTTTAACCCCTTCCTGAAGTTTGACGAGTTCCTCACTGTCGGTATTGACATAGTGCCTGCGGTCGAG AGTGTATACAAGTGTGACTTCCTTAACCTCCAGCTCCAGCAGCCCCTGCAGCTGGCTGGCGACGCGGTGGAAGCCTTCCTGAGACAGCTGTGTAGCCCCATCGACGCACTGCCCGCCCAGCTCTTCAACGTGGTGGTCTTCTCACTGCTCCTTTCCTACTTCCCCTCACCTTACCAGCGCTGGATCTGCTGCAAAAAGGCCCACGAGCTGCTGGAACTGCATGGCCTGCTGCTTATCATCACCCCCGACTCCTCCCACCAGAACCGCCACGCACTCATGATGCGCAGCTGGCGTGTGGCAGTGGAGTCACTGGGCTTCAGGCGCTGCAAGTACATCAAGTTCTCTCACATGCACCTCATAGCCTTCCGCAAGGTGTCCCTGACCACCACTAGCGACCTGGTCAGCCGTAACTACCCCGAGATGCTCTACATCCCTCAGGACTTCCAATCCCCCGAGGAGGAGGACTACACAGACGTGCTGGTTCAGGCACACTCCGTCTTCGAGGACGACCAGCTGGCGTGGGGCTTCACAGAGCTGCCAGACACGCCCTACGACTCGGATTCAGGAGAGAGTCAGAGCAGTTCGGTGCCCTTCCTACACGAGCTGGAGGACCCCATACTGCTGCAGAGCTGA
- the LOC121576899 gene encoding S-adenosylmethionine sensor upstream of mTORC1 isoform X2, which produces MIVIPLLNECTHFTMGDFEKIWREHCEDEQTLSEYALAMKNLADNHWAKTCEGEGRIEWCRSVCQEYFLDGGMQRMLEKDEKSARLAMAMSPVALSAQPYSSSIPRSIPQLGKMRLLDVGSCFNPFLKFDEFLTVGIDIVPAVESVYKCDFLNLQLQQPLQLAGDAVEAFLRQLCSPIDALPAQLFNVVVFSLLLSYFPSPYQRWICCKKAHELLELHGLLLIITPDSSHQNRHALMMRSWRVAVESLGFRRCKYIKFSHMHLIAFRKVSLTTTSDLVSRNYPEMLYIPQDFQSPEEEDYTDVLVQAHSVFEDDQLAWGFTELPDTPYDSDSGESQSSSVPFLHELEDPILLQS; this is translated from the exons ATGATAGTGATTCCTCTATTGAATGAATGTACACACTTTACAA TGGGTGATTTTGAGAAGATCTGGCGAGAGCACTGTGAGGATGAACAGACTCTGAGTGAATACGCCCTGGCCATGAAGAACCTGGCCGACAACCACTGGGCCAAGACCTGCGAGGGAGAGGGTCGCATCGAGTGGTGTCGCAG TGTTTGTCAGGAGTATTTCTTGGATGGCGGGATGCAAAGAATGTTGGAGAAGGATGAGAAGAGTGCCAGGCTTGCCATGGCCATGTCACCTGTAGCTCTGAGTGCCCAGCCGTATAGCTCCTCCATCCCCAG GTCCATCCCCCAGCTTGGTAAAATGCGGCTGCTGGACGTTGGCAGCTGTTTTAACCCCTTCCTGAAGTTTGACGAGTTCCTCACTGTCGGTATTGACATAGTGCCTGCGGTCGAG AGTGTATACAAGTGTGACTTCCTTAACCTCCAGCTCCAGCAGCCCCTGCAGCTGGCTGGCGACGCGGTGGAAGCCTTCCTGAGACAGCTGTGTAGCCCCATCGACGCACTGCCCGCCCAGCTCTTCAACGTGGTGGTCTTCTCACTGCTCCTTTCCTACTTCCCCTCACCTTACCAGCGCTGGATCTGCTGCAAAAAGGCCCACGAGCTGCTGGAACTGCATGGCCTGCTGCTTATCATCACCCCCGACTCCTCCCACCAGAACCGCCACGCACTCATGATGCGCAGCTGGCGTGTGGCAGTGGAGTCACTGGGCTTCAGGCGCTGCAAGTACATCAAGTTCTCTCACATGCACCTCATAGCCTTCCGCAAGGTGTCCCTGACCACCACTAGCGACCTGGTCAGCCGTAACTACCCCGAGATGCTCTACATCCCTCAGGACTTCCAATCCCCCGAGGAGGAGGACTACACAGACGTGCTGGTTCAGGCACACTCCGTCTTCGAGGACGACCAGCTGGCGTGGGGCTTCACAGAGCTGCCAGACACGCCCTACGACTCGGATTCAGGAGAGAGTCAGAGCAGTTCGGTGCCCTTCCTACACGAGCTGGAGGACCCCATACTGCTGCAGAGCTGA